DNA from Cyprinus carpio isolate SPL01 chromosome B3, ASM1834038v1, whole genome shotgun sequence:
caaagaaacctgggcttccataccacctcagcagtgccacatgcagtaattaaagaaaaaggagcccctaccaagtattgagtacatgtacagtaaatgaacatactttccagaaggccaacaattcactaaaaattttttttttaattggtcttatgaagtattctaatttgttgagatagtgaattggtgggtttttgtgaaatgtgagccaaaatcatcacagttaaaagaaccaaagacttaaactacttcagtctgtgtgcactgaatttatttaatacacaagtttaacaatttgagttgaattattgaaataaatgaacttttccacgacattctcatttattgagatgcatatatatatatgcatatatatatatatatatatatatatatatatatatatatatatatatatatatatatatatatatatatatatatatatatatatatatatatatatatacatacatacaaaatgttttctatttaaaatgtgaGTATGTACAGACACACACTTTCTTTTCTACAGCAGTTAGAGAGAGGATATGTGGCCCCGTCGTCTCCTCATGACATTTGTCATTTTCACCGATGAGCTTAACTAAAGCCTAGATGATCAAATTACAGCAATATCAGGTCATACATACTAATGCAAAATTAATGACAGTCTGAGAGAGTTTTTAACTTGGTTTTATGCCAAAAGTTCAAAAATGCATGCAAGACACAATCCAATTCTGAACATGTATATATCAGACATACACTGAAATATTGTTACATAATATTGACATATGACAAAACGAGTTTAAGGAGGATCCAGTGTTTAAGGTCATGTAACAGTAAAGCCAAACAAAGTGGCACTCAATGAGTaagataaaaatatacaaacaaaatggTATAAAATAATGTTCCCATATGCATAGTACTGTCGCCAGTGATTTAGTTGCCTGTCTGACTGAGTCTCTGATGCagattttttcttctttggaGTGATTTTCAGGCCTTCTTCAATGTCTCTGGTGTTTTCTCAATTTTTCGACATCATTCTGACAAACTCTAAAGGAGTGAGATAAAAAAGACCAAAGTTGACATACTGTGAGATTTGGTCTAAATATCCAGTCCAACAGATGTTAAGCAGCAACATCAACTGCCTAAAATGCATTATTGATATATTTGGTTCTCAATCCCCAACGGCCAGCATcatgtttacattttagatgaattattatcaatattatttgaTGCGACCTTCATTCAATGAGATTAAAATCTTGTTTCCAAGAGAGACCCGGCCAAAATATTAATCTAGGAAATGGTTTCTGATACGGTCAGTCTAGCAGGATGGTGTCTAAAGATCCCTTTCCGTGCATTTCCACATTTGGAAAGGTACTGTTGATCTGTTTGTATTACAGATGTGTGGCAGTGCTAACCTAGAACAGATTGGGAACaaaacagttgccggtagccattgacttccacagtagagagaaaaatatgaagtcaatggctacctgtcatcttctgtgttcagcaaaagaaagacactcatacaggtttggaactacaaatgagggtgagtaaatgatgtcgaCAAAAGTATGTTGTctacattatttgattaaatatgaatCTATTTTACCCTCAAAATCAACGGTCCCGTCTCCATTGTTGTCTGCTTCTCGGACCACGGCTTCTATTTCCTTCCTGTTTGGATTTTCACCAAGCAGTTTTAGCATTGCATGCTTCAGTTCTTCAATGGTGATAGTGCCGTCACCATCCATATCAAACTACAGAAATTTACATTAGAAGATTACACTAAGCTatgctttctatttgaaaaatatttttgaaattgaaagaAAAAGGAACATTTTCTGACCTCTCTAAATGCATCTTTTAACTCTTTTAGTCCGATCATTCCAGCCGTTTCTGCCAGAAGCTTCGGGGCCATGAGGTCAACAAAATCCTGGAAATCTACACTTCCTCCAACTGAAAAAGAGGCAGATAGAGAATAAAGATTAGGAAAAAAGATCCACATGATCAATAAGTAAATGAAACCTCCATGGATTAAGAGAATAATCTACAGTGTTTGCAGCCAGAGTGATGAACAGACATTAGCACATAATACATTGATTGGAGCATCAAATCACAAAACAGCTGCTGGCACATTATGTGAGAGAGACATTAGATGTCTTACGGTTCATGTTGATGTTCTGGCTAAGTTCAATCAGTTCCATCTCAGTGGGCATGTAGCCCATGGTCCTCATCAGGTTGCCCAGATCCTTACAGCTGATCAGACCATCCTTATCCTTATCAAACTCAGTGAATGCCTCGCGCAGCTCTGCAGCACATACAAGAACATTCAATTACAAGGTTTCTAAATGACAAGCTGTACAAATACATCAAaattctgggattttttttttcatttgaagcttaaaatatattttttatttcaaaaaatttcaAGCTGAGATTTGATGACatacactaaaacatttttttagattCTTCACTAtatctaggtcactaatcaaataagtaaGTCTGGGAATTTGATCATGTGACTTTGTACAGATGGTAGCCTGCAAGATTTGGAAAATTCTAAcatcattctcaaatcatgcagctCGAGTTGATTTGTTGTTGATTCTTCAATCCAGCTTTTCACTTTAATTAACgataatgtaatttttgtaaacaaatgttgCATTAAATTTAGAAAGATGAGAAAATAGATGCAGTTTCATGCAGttgatttcagttagttgcaCTGGCAGCTGGCATTGAATCTTATTCTGTAAGGTTAATCTGGTTATATAAATGAACCAGAAAAGTGTAggttaatatttacaaaataaatactcatttcatttacaataaatgatCAGTTGCTGTGTTAAAGGTATATATTACATCTGTTTTAATAGttgattttaaatacagtaatgtcatttaatttgtattttatttcagggtaaacacagtaaaacaaactGCTTACCTTCTATCTCCTCATCAGCGAGTGGACGCTCCTGTAAAACAGCTACAGTTAGGGTTCCTTTGTATCTGTGCATcagttttacacttttttttttgtatttagtagAATTGAGTATAACCTTTATATAAAGTTTATGTAAGCAACAATCTGTTGTCGATATCTTTTAAAATCAGATAAATATCATCATATTTTCTGCAGTTGCTCGTTAATCTCTTATATCCACTAGCATAAAGAGAGATCATTCTTTTGCTATAGACCAGTTCAGATATTTATAACTCTAGATGAGTATTAGCTGATTGTTTTTGGATGAGGACCTGAGAACCTTTTGGATGAAAATACAGATGCTTAGATCAGTGAGGAGCTTCAGGTAAAAATCAGCTACTAGAGCTTGGAATTGTGTGATTTTGTAATGTAGCTATGTAATTGGTATCAGCCAGTACCAGGGAACAggactaaaacaaaataaataaaagactagATAAAATCCAATagacttacaatgtttttagCTCCTCTCAGGAAAATGCACGCTGGCCCCAGACTCATATCTGACAGCTTTTTCTCTGTGTCTTCTGTGTGTCTCTAAAAATTTTCACATATTTACCATAATGTGATGTGTATTGTGACAAAATTAACATTACTTAAACTAAACTCTGCAACTACTGAATATAACACCAAAATTTCTCAACATGCAAATACATTAcagttgttttgttatttattataaatacggTTTATAATCCAATATATTCTTCTAAACcagataaataacaaaaatacacgCTTAAAAAgaatacattcaaaataatatttaacatctttttatattagttatgaatattttaatataaaagctggtaacactttacaaaaaggtcatatattttaacattggtttaacaatttaacatcttaatctgtgttagttattaaaaataaatttgttaattttacagttcacagtgcattaactaatgttaacaaatacaacttaatacataataaatgttgtaaaatgatTGTTcattttttagttcatgttaacaaatgaaacctttttgTAGCGTATCACTAACAGAATTAAGTAATTGAAATATGTATTAAGATAATACTACAGTGAGCCTGTGCCTAAATATGTATACTATACATTTATACAGAGTTGTGTAAGAAGAAaccaaatttttatttagcagttcAGAGCACTGTAAACTGAAATATTCCCTCACCTGTTCTCAGCTCCTCTGTCCACAGGCAGGAGTGGAGGAAGGGCAGTCCTCAACAGTTTTATTCTGGTGCTTATATCAGCCAACACTTCTTTCCTCCTTTTCTTCGATTCAGAGCAAGAACAAACCTTTCTCACTGTCAGTCACCAGCTCCTGAATGATTAAATGATACAGAGGGAGGGAGCATGTCAGAGAATAAACGAATGAGTGTGTAAGTGACAGTGGGAGagcaagagtgagagagaaatacAGTCAGAGAGATCAAATCCAGCTTCTTAAACAGAACCAGACAAAGCAAGTTTCTGTGCATGGCTGCAAATGGCTGACCTGCTTTTTGTTATTATTCTACTTGGATTTTtccctctgatttttttttaatctgcatgTTACAGATGCATGATCAAAAAACATCTGCACTAATTTATAATTCAGtataatgaacaaaaatcaagATGTAGTGCATCGAAattcttcataaataaataagctctatattatttacatttatttttcccaaaaacaccaaaaaaggtTACCTTAAAAGCTCTTCAATGTGGCGGTGTCCTTCTTTTACTGCAGATGTAAATGGAACATAATCcacatgtgtatgtgttttatataagGGCTGAATATAATGATGTATTACACTGTCATCATGTTTGTCTATGTCGGTAtgttatgcatgcatgcatacatgactTGTTTGTTACGTAAACTCCTAATGCACAGCATTTTCTTGAATCCTGAAATGTTTGCATAAGAGAAGCCCAGTAATCCCAGAGCTCTCTGCACTCACCACCATTAGACAGAGAGAAATAGTGGGGGTAAACTGGTCTGATCAGAAAAGAGGATTAGAATAGAGcaatagaaaaaagtaaaaagatcCTATGACAGAATGAGGTACAATGAAAACAAGGAgcaatatgaataatatttggagaGGAAGTGGAAGAATGATGTCATTATAGGTGCCTTGAAGACAGAGATGTGAAAGTCCTGCAGTCCAGATGAAGGCTAAAGGGATGCAAACCTTTCCTTCATTACAAGCGAAGTTGATCGTTCCAAATCTCTgatttctagaatattgcagCTTTACGATGACACCAATTCAAGTCCCCCAAAAGGCTGGCTGTCCAAGTACAGTATAACAAATGCATGAGAGGACAGGTTAATGTGGAGACTCTCAGTGAggaatcggttcaacactgcagctggaattgctgaAATGGGTATAGACTTCCTTACCTGCAAGCATCTCCCAATCAGCCTGCAATTTAAATGCAGGACAATGATCCCGTCACACTGCAAAACAAGTAGTTCCTTgaaactgaaaacactgaaatcATGAAATGGCCAGTGGAGAGTTCTGGTGTTATGATTTaatgatgatttaaaatatatggtTGGTGATTGGGTTATGAGTTATAAACAAGCTACAGCCACTGAACTTtggaagagagaggaagaagagtggaccaagatcacaccggagcagtgtgagaaactagtgatATCCTGTGGCCGCGGATGTGCTGCTGAACTCTACACTTCCTACTATTTTATGACAGCTGTAACcctccaaaaatttaaatgttatccTCTTTCATGCTACAGTGCATGGTTACTGTTCAGTTTTCTAATTTTGAtcactgtgttttccacaaaatgaaggtttttgttgaaatgccttggttattttgtcaaacatgttgGTAGAACAGTGCTGTACCTACAGATAATCTTCCTTCAAATTTTGAGTGATGAAGATTAACagtatttatagattgttctttaagtttgatctccactgtatataATACCTCAGATATTAGAGGCTGAGGTAGCACAGTCAGAGCTGCATTTTTTGTTACTGCTTTTAtgcagaatgtgtgtgtttgtttgtgtgtgtgtgtgtgtttgacagctaTAATCGCTGTTTAATCTTGTTTTGTGTGTATCTAGTGTGTTGAAGCACATAATCATATTACCTGGTGGGATTACAACATCTGTCAAAACATATCTACCATTTTTAATATGGAAAAAAGCtttccctagtaaaaaaaaaaaaaaaagtaatatatttaaaatagatgtatttcatattaagtatagtttaaatctattaacatatttacttaCATATTGATTcagatttcttaatattattttaatattattaatatatcttCAGCACCACTGCttcacaattaaagtgcattaaccACAAAATtggttgttccaatttagcagacttttaagtataccagtttaataCAGGTGCAtcataataaattagaatgtcatggaaaagttaatttatttcagtaattcaactcaaattgtgaaactcgtgtattaaataaattaaatgcatacagactgaactagtttaagtctttggttcttttaattgtaatgattttggctcaaatttaacaaaaacccaccaatctcaaaaaaattaggatacttcataagaccaattaaaaaaaaaacatttttagtgaattgttggccttctggaaagtatgttcatttactggtacatgtactcaatactttgataggggctccttttgctttaattactgcctcaatttggcatggcttggaggtgatcagtttgtggcactgctgaggtggtatggaagcccaggtttctttgacagtggccttcagctcatctgcattttttggtctcttgtttctcattttcctcttgacaatactccatagattctctcttgggttcaggtctggtgagtttgctggccagtcaatcacaccaacaccatggtcatttaaccaacttttggtgcttttggcagtgtgggcaggtgccaaatcctgctggaaaatgaaatcagcatcttcaaaaagctggtcagcagaaaaggaagcatgaagtgcaccAAAATTACTTGGTAAATGGgggcagtgactttggttttcagaaaaacacaatggaccccaacaccagcagatgacattgcaccccaaatcatcacagactgtggaaacttaacactggacttcaagcaacttgggctaagagcttctccacccttcctccagaatctaggaccttggtttccaaatgaaatacaaaacttgctctcgtCTGAAAGAGAGGACTCTGGACCACaggggcaacagtccagttcttcttctccttaggcccgggtaagacgcctctgatgttgtctgtggttcaggagtggcttaacaagaggaatacaacaactgtagccaaattccttgacacgtctgtgtgtggtggctcttgatgccttgacccagcctcagtccattccttaagaaattcactcaaattcttgaattgattttgcttgacaatcctcataaggctgaagttctctcagttggttgtgcatctttttcttccacactttttccttccactcaactttctgttaacatgcttggattcagcactctgtgaacagcttaccctccttgtgaagggtgtcaatgattgtcttctgtcagatcagcagtccccatgattgtgtagtctagtgaaccaaactgagagaccattatgaaggctcaggaaacctttgcaggtgttttgagttgattgtGTGGAATGGGCAGCtgacacatctggaaaggcaccatcaatgctgaaaggtatatccaagttctagaacaacatatgctcacATCCAgatgtctctttcagggaagaccttgcattttccaacatgacaatggcagaccacatactgcatcgattacaacatcatggcggcatagaagaaggatccaggtactgaaatggccagcctgcagtccagatctttcacccatagaaaacatttggcgcatcataaagaggaagatgcaacaaagaagacctaagacagttgagcaactaaaagcctgtattagacaagatttggacaacattcctattcctaaacatgagcaacttgtctcctcagtccccagatgtttgcagactgttataaaaagaagaggggatgccaaaTGGTAAAACATGGGcttgtaactttaaaaaaatcaacttatttttcccttaaaatgatacattttctcagtttaaacattgatattatgttttattctgaataaaaatattgaaatttgaaacttccacatcattgcattctgtttttattttttttttgtaaatttttacagtgttttttgttttttggtttgtggtgtattttgtttttattaaatgtttttattgtgttttgaattttttggaatcgggtttgtataaaataatatatatatatatatatatatatatatatatatatataaacattgctcTACATTCAGAATTATGCCAGTATCATGAAATTCTGCTGTATTAAGCCAGTACACAACATTGAGTAACACATTATAtcatacacatttttttgttaacattatccTAGCtgtgtctctttctgtctgtctcttcatCTTGCATGGTctcacatgcatttttaattgtaCACAGGCCCCTGAACCCCTTTGTGATATTCTatcctttttattttctgttctgctctcacagGGTTCAATGCAGGAAGATAAAGTTGCTGACAAAGGAGCCCTCTAACCCCAGGTGTCTGTTTGGGTGCTGAGTGAGTTTATCAGTCCAGCTGTGAGTGTGTGATGGTGAGTGGAAACCGATACTTCCTCCCCCTTCAATGCCATCAGCGACTAGAGAGATTACATGCAAATGAAACACGAACATTTTGTATGCTATTTCCGCAGAGTTTAAGTGGTTTTGCAGCACAGTCATCAAGTACATTGGTGGCAACACAATCAAAATTCACAACACATGCAAGTAATCtggtcatatacagtatgtagtcTTCAGTGTGTGCTTCGCAGGTTTGAAAATAAATCACCatctaatgaaataaaacaaaatatatagcaTAACTGTGAGTCATGTGTACAGTATTTACGGAGAACCATGTATCACAGTATACATCAGAGAGGTAAGGAGGAGAAATCAGGCACAAAAACGATAGAATAGGAATGCGGGATTATCAAGACAGGCACAAGTCAAATGTTCAAAAATTGTTTGTGTGTCGTCACAGTATCTGTGTGCTCAGGGCTCAACATAGTCAATATGTCATCTGATCTGTATGATAAATTTGCAGAACTACAGTTCTGACTGAAGTCGtttgtttgaaacatttcaaaagtcAGACATAAAAGTATGtagtaattaaatgataaatatccTCAGCATGaacttttttaactaaataaaaagttgttttgcgaactttaaaacaacattttctgcattttaataaaacatgaagtGGGTTTGACTGGTGCATCCTGGGAAATACAGCTAGAATTACTGCTCAGGGGCAAAGATGTAGTCTAGAGCCTGTCTCTCTGCTGCAGCCACGTTAGGATGCCACAGGTCCACACTGAAGATAACTCTGGGACCGTCTTCAGCTCCCCCTAGAGGACAAATATAAAGATGTTGGTAACATAGAAGTCCTCCTAGagtttaaaggaatactccacgccaaaatgaaaattttgtcattaatcacttacctgtcacttgagactgtcccatagactggcaagtaaagtTTCTACGTTTATTTAGctgtgatttgaaataaaacagcacatccttgtggcgcggatgacacagaagagcatacacagcatagtgctatatggagagacacagaggagaccgttgacaaaggaattgttgaataaagtcgttatttttgttttcttcgcttacaaaaaagtgttcccgttgcttcatataacccagattgcacgtctgatggcagatggagtattctgatgacgactttcataccttttatggaccttgacactgttattttacttggcagtctatgggacagtcacaagcctccaggttttcatccaacatatcttaaattgtgttctgaagacgaacagagcttttacgggtttgaaatgacatgggggtaagtgattaatgacaacattttcattttggaaggGAGTATACCTTTAAATATAGGGAAAAATTTAGATCTCTGCCTATATTTATTTGTATCAATTTCTAATCTGATTATCTCACTTTTGTGTCCTACAGAGTGTCAGAAGagtctacactcttaaaaaaaataagggtTCCAAGAGGTTTTTGTAGTGATTCCATAAAGAATCATTTGGGTtcc
Protein-coding regions in this window:
- the LOC109062367 gene encoding calcium-binding protein 5-like — its product is MSLGPACIFLRGAKNIERPLADEEIEELREAFTEFDKDKDGLISCKDLGNLMRTMGYMPTEMELIELSQNINMNLGGSVDFQDFVDLMAPKLLAETAGMIGLKELKDAFREFDMDGDGTITIEELKHAMLKLLGENPNRKEIEAVVREADNNGDGTVDFEEFVRMMSKN